The Flavipsychrobacter sp. genome contains the following window.
TATGGGTATGACCATGCTCAGCTCCATGAGTAAGTCTTTGTATCAATAACTGTATAAAGAAACCTAGTAATAGAAAAAGCCCCGCTTTAGTGTTTAGTTCTTCAAAGGTTTCTGGTAAAAGGTGTAAAAAGGTGATACTCAACAGAAAAGACCCTGAAAATGCTAAAAGGTACTTCATGTTGTTGTCTTCTATCTTTTTGCCCCATAAAGGTATACTTCCGCCTAAAAAGGTTATGGCAAAAAGAAAAATGTTATAATAAGACAACATGTAGCTTGATTACTTAAATTATCCAGCAAAAGTAAACGGATTTTATTACAACAGGTAAAAAAAGAATGAATAAGGATAACCAATAGTTTATACTTATAGATAGTTTATCATATTTATTTGCTTTTGGGCAAACGAATTATTATTTTGTTTTATAAATGAAATTCCTAGACCTACATAAGTTATCCGATAAAAAACTGCTGAAAGCAGGTAGGATACTTATTGCAGAGCCCTTTTTAAAGGATTCTAGTTTTGCAAGGTCTGTTGTTTTGTTATGCGAGCACGGTTCGGAAGGTGCCTTAGGGTTTATTCTTAATAAACCCACAGAGATGACTATAGGGGATCTGCTGCCCGAACTATATGCGCCAACTACTATTATTAATAAAGGAGGTCCCGTACAGTTGGATACTTTGCATATGCTGCATGGTTTGCCCAAAGAGCTAGGGGGTAGTGAAGTAGCCAATGGTGTTTATTGGGGTGGCTCTTATGAAGTGTTACAATCTTTAATAACAGATACTACCCTTAAAAATAACCTTGTAAAACTACTTGTGGGGTATGCAGGATGGTCGCCAGGGCAACTAGAAGATGAACTGAAAGAAGGCTCTTGGTTGATCTCTGATATAAATGATGATATTATTTTTGAAACAGACCCCAATGAAATGTGGCGAAAAGCCATACTTTCCTTAGGTAAGGAGTACGCGTACCTTGCTAATATGCCAACGGATCCTCAATTGAATTAATAAGTTTTCCCTAAAGCTAAAGAAGGCTTATTTTTACAGTTATGAATAAGTCTAAATACCTGCTATTTATTCCCCTGTTTATTTTTTCTGCTTGTATAGATGTGCAGCAAAAACAGCCGAAGAACAATAAGAAGAGTGCAGGTTACTTTTCCATTAAAGACTATATAAAAGACCAATGGAATACTTATAGAGGACAGCCATTTGGTATCATAAAAGTGGTTAGTATGAACGACAAGGTAGATACTGTTTATACAAATGCTTTTGATATTGAATTGGGTAAGCTAATGGATATCTTTATTGAAACAGATATCAGCGATGCAAAGTATTTAGGCCAATACGAGTTCTCTAATTTTGGCGACTATCCTACCATGTCTGTAAACTATTTTTATGAGGCAAAGTCTCCCGATCTATATACCCGAAGACTCCAAATATCGGCAGATGATCTTACTAAAGTTGTAAAGTCTATATACATTGAAACTGAAAAGCAAACAAGACTCAATGTAATACAACAGAAGTTAACCTATCAGCCCACAAAGAGAATAAGTATATACGAGCTTGAAAATTCAAAAGTAGGGCCACAAAAAGAAGTGAAAATTGATTATATCTTTTTGTGATAAATATAGTGTAGATGACAAAGGAAGAGTTTAGTAATATAGCGCCAACCATACCTACACAGCCAGGATGTTACAGATATTTTAGTAGTGAGGAAGAGTTGCTTTATGTGGGTAAAGCCAAAAACCTTCGTAAAAGGGTTAGCTCTTATTTCAACAAAACCTTAGATAATTATAAGACCCATAAACTCGTAAATACTATAGCTCGTATTGAGTATACCGTTACTAATACTGAGCACGATGCTTTTTTACTAGAGAACTCTTTAATAAAACACTATCAACCTAAGTTCAATATAGACCTTAAGGATGATAAAAGTTATCCTTATATAGTAATAAAAAAAGAGCCATATCCCAGAGTGTTCCTCACTCGTAGAGTGATAAAGGATGGTTCGGAATATTTAGGGCCGTTTACAGGAGTAGCACATGTAAGGGATCTCTTGGCTTTAATAAAAAACAATATACCTCTTAGGACCTGTAACCTCAAGCTTACTCCCAAAAACATAAAGGGCGGGAAGTTCAAGGTTTGTCTTGAGTATCATTTGGGCAACTGTAAAGGACCATGCGAAGGTTTACAGACAGAAGAAGCTTATAGTGAAAACTTGCAACATGTAAGGCATATTCTAAAAGGTAACGTAGGAGAAGTGACAACTGCTTTGAAGAAGGAAATGAATGAGCTGGCTGAAAACATGCAATATGAAAAGGCAGCTGTTTTAAAGCAAAAGATAGATGCGCTAAAGAAATATCAGAGTAAGTCTACAGTAGTTAATCAGAGGTTGGGTACACTTGATGTTGTTAGTATAGTATCTGATGAGAAAGAGGCCTTTGTCAATTTTATGATGGTGGATAATGGTAGTATTGTACAGACCTATACTGTGAAGGTAGAAACGAAAATAGAAGAAGAAGATCAGGATGTTTTGGCCCTAATTGTAGATAGATTACGTGAGCGTTATAAGAGTGTAGCAAAAGAAATAGTTAGCCCAATATCCATAGCTGTATCTGACGATAATGTAAAGGTGACTGTACCTAAAGCAGGAGATAAAAAGAAATTACTTGAGCTCAGCCAAAAGAATGTAGAGATATATAGAAGTGAAGAAAGAAGACGCAAGTCTTTAGTACTTACGAATAAGGAAATGATCAATAAAATGGAGGCTATAGAAGAATTGCAAGATTCGCTGCAACTTCCAGACCTGCCTACACATATTGAATGTTTCGATAACTCTAACTTCCAAGGAGCGTACCCTGTATCAGCTATGGTATGTTTTAGGGATGGAGCGCCTTCTAATAAAGAATATAGGCATTATCATATTAAGACAGTGAAGGGTATCAATGACTTTGCTTCTATGTCTGAAGTGGTGTATCGTAGATATAAAAAACTATTGGATGAGTCATTGCCATTACCACAATTAGTTATTATAGATGGAGGTAAGGGGCAGTTAGGTGCTGCATTGGAGAGTATAGAAAAATTAGGGCTAACAGGTAGAATGACTATAGTAGGTTTAGCTAAAAGAGAAGAGTCTATATTCTTTCCGGGAGATAGTGAACCCTTACAACTGCCTTTTGACAGCAAAGCACATTTGCTAGTAAGGTATATTAGAGATGAGGTGCATAGGTTCGGTATTACCTTTCATAGAAAGATAAGAAGCAAAGGGACCTTTAAAAATGAACTGGAAGCTATTGAAGGGATAGGAGAGAAGACTGCAACTGAACTTTTAAAGGAGTTTAGGTCAGTAAAGAATATCAAAACACTAACACAAAGAGAGCTGACAAGAGTTATAGGACAATCTAAGGCAAGAATAGTATGGAGTTATTTTAATGAGAATAATGATAGTTAAAAGGCTACTGTAAACAGTATAGTCATTATTGATACATTTGTTACACAAGTTGTAAGTACATAGACGTATCTTTGCGAAAACTAGACAGTTATGTCAAAAGTCCCAGGGTTAGTGCCCAGTATGTTACAAATGAAATGCCCCAATTGTCGTAAAGGGCATATGTTTTCCAATAAAAGTATTTTTCCCCTTAGCAAGCTGCTGAAAATGCCGGAGCGATGTAATGTCTGCGGTCAGGAGTTTGAATTAGAAGTTGGGTTTTATTATGGTACAGGCTATGTTAGCTATGCGCTTACTGTAGGCTTGTTTTTGTTCAACTTTGTATGGTATTCTTTAATATTTGGCATCTCTTATAAGGATAATAGCATCTTTTACTATTTAGGGTCTAGTATAGCCATTGTAACGTTGCTACAGCCTTGGATCATGAGAATATCTCGTGTATTATACCTTAATATATTTGTAAAATACGGCAAAGGCGCTAAGAGAAAGTCTTAGGTTTGGCGTATTAGATTATTCCACTGTATATTCGCACTATGCAAAAAATACTGGTTGCCAATCGTGGCGAGATAGCAATGCGTGTTATGCGCACTGCATCAGAAATGGGTATAAAAACAGTAGCAGTTTATTCTGAAGCTGATAGAAATATGCCCTTTGTACGCTATGCAGACGAAGCTGTTTGCATAGGACCTGCACCTTCAGCACAATCTTATCTAAGAGCAGATAAAATAATAGAAGTAGCTAAAGCTACCGGAGCAGATGCCATACATCCTGGGTATGGTTTTTTAAGTGAGAATGCCGAGTTCTCAAAGGCAGTTTCTGATGCTGGGTTGATATTTATTGGTCCGTCGGCTCACTCTATAGAAACAATGGGAAGCAAGATAGCAGCTAAGCAAGCAGCTAAGAAGTTTAATGTGCCTATGGTGCCTGGTACGGAAGATCCGTTAAAAGACGTGGCAGAGGCAAAAGAAATTGCAGCGAAGGTAGGGTACCCTATTTTGATAAAAGCGTCAGCTGGCGGTGGTGGTAAAGGTATGCGTGTGGTTAATAGTGAGGATGAGCTAGAACAGCAAATGCAAATGGCTAAAAATGAGGCTAAAAATGCATTTAACGATGATGATGTTTTTATAGAGAAGTATGTAGGTGCTCCTCGTCATATAGAGATACAGTTGCTTGGAGATCAACATGGAAACTATGTTTATCTCTTCGAAAGAGAGTGTTCTATTCAGCGTCGCCACCAAAAGCTAATAGAAGAGGCACCATCTAGTTGCCTGTCTCCTGATATACGCAAAGCAATGGGGGAGAGTGCTGTTAATGTGGCTCGTTCTTGTAATTATTATGGGGCGGGTACTGTTGAGTTTTTAGTAGATGAAGATTTGAATTTCTATTTCTTAGAAATGAATACTCGTTTACAAGTAGAGCATTGCGTAACAGAAATGATCACAGGCATTGACCTGGTAAAAGAGCAGATCAACGTTGCTAGAGGTGAAAAGCTATCTTTTGGCCAAGACGATCTAAAGATAAACGGACATTCTTTAGAGTTGAGGGTTTGTGCTGAAGATCCTGCAAATGATTTCTTGCCGGATACCGGAAAACTTGAAATGTATCAAGTGCCTAAAGGGCCAGGAGTAAGGGTGGACGATGGTTATGAGCAAGGGCAAGACATTCCAATATTCTACGATCCTATGATAGCGAAGTTGGTGGTGCATGCAGATAACCGAGATGCTGCAATCGCTCGCCTTTGTAGAGCAGTTGATGAGTATCATATTAAAGGGATAACCACTACACTTGGCTTTGGTAAATGGGCTGTGCAAACAGAACAGTTCCGTACAGGTAATTTTGATACAAAGTTTATTGAAAAGCATTACAAACCAGAGTATCTAACTCCCGAGAATAAAGAGGCTGAAGAAGCAGCTGCATTATTAGCTGCTTATGTTTGGGACAACAGCAAAAAATCAGTTGCTAAGCCTAAAACTGTAAGTGCAGCAGCTAATAATTGGAAGCTAAGAAGAAGATAAAGTATTATACTATTGTAATAGATAAGTAAAAAGCCTGCTATTAGCAGGCTTTTTTGTTTTTATACTTACGTTTTGGCGCGAAAAGTGGTCTATAATAATAGAGTCACTAAAACTGAAGATTATGATGCGAATGATAATAGTGATCATACTAATGTTGTGTATCACCACGCCAACCAACTCCTTAGCGCAAACTAATAGTTGTAATAGAGCTAGTAAGCATATAGTTAAGCACAACACAAAGTGCTACAAAAAGATGTTTAAAGAAAAGAAACCTCCTTTTTGGTCTAAAATAAAACTCCCCAAAAGATCAAAGACAAAGAAAGAACAACCTAAACTGATTGAAAAGGAAGAGCCAGAAGAAGAAGTGGCTGTTGAGATGCCTCGATTGCAAGTGCCTAAAATAAAAATGCCAAGACTTCGTAAAGCCTCGGCATTAGATTGCCCTCATTAACAAGAGGTTTATTTCTTTATAGCAGATATTATTTTATCGCTCATTGGTTTTACTGTAGAGCCATATACATCTATTAGTTGTCCATTCTCATCAATAAGGTATTTTTGGAAATTCCATTTAACAGAACTGTTCTTAACCTTATTGTAGTCTTTATTGGTTAACCAATGATATATAGGTGCCATGTCTTTCCCTTTGACAGATATTTTGGCAGCCATAGGAAAAGATACGCCGTAGTTCTTCTTACAGAAAGAAGCTATTTCTTCATTTGAACCAGGTTCTTGCTTACCAAAGTTATTGGCAGGGAAACCAATAATAACTAGTTGGTCTTTATATTTAGTATAAAGCTGCTCTAAGTCTTCATATTGTGGTGTGAATCCACATTTAGAAGCCGTATTGACAATTAGTATTTTTTTGCCCTTGTAGTCGGCAAAGTTAATAGTGCCACCATCTAGTGCTTCTACTTTAAAATCGTAAATACTAGCTGGTATATTTTCGGAGGGTGCTGGAGCAGGAAATAAAAAGCTTAAAAATGACAACATAATGGTTAGCATATCTAATGTGTTTAATTAAAGTGTTATTCTGAATAGCAAAGTTAGGCACAAATGACTATACGGTTTGTAGATATATGGTATTGGCATATATACGCTATTTATTAGCCTAAAAACTGTTAAAAAAGCTCAGATGTAGACACAAATACCAAAACAGTAGAGAATAAACATCTTTAGTGTTATTTTTGGCAGCAAATGAAAGAACAGACGGTTCGAGTTTTATTTATATTCTTACTAGTTGCTATATTCTATAGCTGTGCCAATATAGTACCTCCAGAAGGGGGTGATAAGGACGTAACGCCACCTAAATTACTGTCTATTACCCCTAAAGACTCTTTAATAAACACAAGAGTTACAGAGATAGAAATGCGTTTTGATGAATTCTTAGAATTAAAAGATGCGACATCGGAAGTAAGAGTATCACCTGTATTGCCTTTCCCCTTAGATGTGAGGCTTTCTGGGAAGAAAGTAAAAGTGTTGATACCAGACTCTTTACTAAATGAAAATACCACCTACAGGATAGACTTTGGAACAGCCATTAGAGATCTGCATGAAGGAAATGCTTATAAAGGTTCCAGTTACATTTTTAGCACAGGTAATTACTTCGATTCTTTAATGCTTAGTGGTAAGGTTATTAATGCCAATACAGGTACACCTGCTGATGGTGTGAATGTAATGGTTTACTTGGCAAAAGATGGTGACTCTGCGGTAGTAAAAAAGAAGCCTTTATACGTAACAAAGACATCTGGAGGGGGCAAGTTTTTATTGCCTGGTATGCCAGAAAAAGAAATGTTTATCTACGCATTGAAGGATGCCAATGATAACATGATATTTGATGGTGATGATGAGGAAATTGCATTTTTGAATACTAGCCTGATGCCTAAGGATTCTGTTGCTACTCCTACCATATTATATATATTTAAAGAAAAGCCTATTGATACCTTAAAGGCTACAAAAGAAAAGGATAAGGCTACTAGTACGGGTAAGCGTGGTAGAGAGAAAAAAGATAACCAAATTATAAGCTACAAAGTAGTAGTAGACACTTCGGATAAGGAAAGAAGAACACATGATGTTAATGAGCCTATATTAATAACTGTCAGTACACAAATCAACAGTTATGACGATAGTAAAGTATTCCTAAGCTGTGATAGCTTAGGGATAGAAGTGGAGGCATTGACAAATGTTCGTATTGATAGCACTGACAGCACAAGGCTTAATGTGTACACGACATGGAAAGAGAATACTCTATATACTTTAAGGTTACAGAAGGGATTTGCTAAAGACTCTACGCTTCAGGAAGCTATGCCATCCAAGCATAGTTTTAGAACTAAGAATGATGATGATTATGCAAAGCTGAACATCAACATGCCTTCAAAATATAAGGGGGCGAAGTATTTGCTACAATTAAACAAAGGTGATGACACTTTGTATAAAAAGCCGATTATTGACACCGTAGTGAAAATAAAACGCTTAAATCCTGGAACATACAGGGTGTTTTTAATCATAGATGAGAATGAGAATGGAGAGTGGGATACAGGTAGCTTGCTTGATAGGTTACAGCCTGAAATAGTATTGCCCCATAAAGCAGAAATACCTTTGAAGGCCGGTTGGGAAAACACGGAGGACTTTGATCCTTTTTTGCCAATAAAGCCTGTAGAACAATCACCCCCTATGAGGGATACGACTATTCGTAAATAAATATATTTTTATAAAATAATCTTTTTAATATGAAGCATCTTTTATTGCCAATAATGCTACTAACATCAGGTAGCTTATTAGCACAAGACCATATGACACCAGAATTGCTTTGGAGCCTTAAACGTGTGGGCGCTGAGGGTATCAGTGACGATGGTAAAACATTATTTTTCTCTTCAAGAAAGTACGACTGGAAAACAGAAACTTCAAAGTCTGAAAAATATGCATTAAACATAGCGTCAGGACAAGCTACGTTGTTAAATAGTGGCGATATATCTGTTATTCAAAGAGCTGGTAAGGTTTGGTATGGTGTTGATGGTAATAAGCTCTTTAGAAGCGAGGATAAAGGTGCTGACTGGAAAGAACTATATCAGTTGAATGACGGTGCTGAGAATGTACAAGTGTCACCTGATGGTACAAAGGTCATTTACTCTAAGGAGGTATTGGTGAAAAAAATGATGGGTACAGATATATATCCAGACTTGCCAAAATCTACAGCTCAGGTATATACAGACCTAAACTATAGACACTGGGATACTTGGGAAGATGGAAAATTCTCTCATGTTTTTGTAGCCAATATGATAGATGGTAGTGAAACCGATATCATGCAAGATCAGCCGTTTGATTGTCCTCAAAAACCCTTTGGTGGTGCAGAAGATCTTATGTGGGCTCCTGATGGTAAAGGCGTAGTGTATGTTACCAAAAAGAAATTTGGTAAAGCATATGCCATAAGTACCAATACCGATATTTTCTACTATGATCTTGCTACAAAAAATACGGTGAACTGGTCGGCTAATATGATGGGTTTTGATATGAGTCCTTCTTTCAGTCCTGATGGTAAGCGTATTGCATGGACAAGTATGAAACGTGACGGCTATGAGGCTGATAAGAATGATATAATAGTGATGGATATTGAAAGCCAACAGTCTTTCAAAAGAAACTTGACCAGCTCATGGGATGGAACGGTAAATGGCTTTGCATGGAGCAATAACGGCAAGGAAATATATTTTACTGCAGCACACAGAGGTACGGTACAATTGTTCAAAATAGCTGTGCCTGCTAATTTGATGACAGAAAGCTTACCTATGGTTAGTAAAATAACAGAAGGTAAGTTTGATGTTGGTGGAATAGTAGGGCAGACAGGCAAGCAGCTTATTGTGTCTAGAAGAGATATGAATCATGCTAGTGAGCTATATGCTGTTACGTTATCTAATGGTAAAATGGAGCAATTGACTCATGAGAATGATGATATCTATAATAATCTAAAAATGAGCAATACTGAGTTGCGTATGATGCGTACCAGTGATGGTGGTGAAATGGGTACATGGGTTATTTATCCTCCTGATTTTGACCCTAAGAAGAAATATCCAACACTTCTGTATTGTCAAGGAGGTCCACAGTCTGCATTGTCTCAGTTCTATAGCTTCCGTTGGAATTTTCAATTGATGGCTGCACAAGGATATATTGTAGTGGCACCAAACCGTCATGGTATGCCGGGTTGGGGTGTTAATTGGAATGAAGCTATTAGTAAAGATTGGGGTGGACAGCCTATGAGAGATTACCTTTTGGCAATAGATGAAGTGGCTAAAGAAAGTTATGTGGACAATGAGCGATTAGGTTGTATCGGAGCCAGCTATGGTGGTTATAGTGTATTCATGTTAGCTGGTATGCACGAGAATCGTTTTAAATCATTTATAGCTCATGATGGTTTGTTTGATCTGAAAAGTTGGTATGGTACTACAGAAGAACTATGGTTTGCTAATTGGGACATAGGTGGTGCTTATTGGGATAAGCCGCAAGCTGAAAGCTACAAGCGTTTTAACCCAATAAATTTTGTAGATAAGTGGAACACTCCAATAATGATCGTACAAGGTGGACTTGATTTTAGAGTAGGTATAGAGCAAGGACTAGAGGCTTTTCAAGCGGCACAGTTACAAGGTATCAAAAGTAAGCTGCTTTATTTCCCTAATGAGAACCACTGGGTATTACATGCACAGAATGGTATAACTTGGCATAGAGAGTTCTTTAAATGGCTGGAAGAAACTGTTAAGTAATATTGAAATTATAAGAATAGAACGCTGCACTACCAATTAGTTGCAGCGTTTTTTTTACTTTGTACTTTATTGATAAGACTATGTTGAAAAAGATATTATTAGGCTTACTGGTATTGTTACTAGTTGCCCAGTTTATAAGACCAGAGAAAAACACTGCTCAGCTTGCAAGTGAACACGATATAAGGGTGCATTATAATGTGCCGGGCAATGTGCTTAGTATACTAAAAAGGGCTTGCTATGATTGTCATAGTAATAATTCTTCCTACCCTTGGTATACTAATATACAACCTATTGGGTGGTGGATACAGCATCATATTGATGAAGGGAAAGAGCATTTTAACTTCTCTGAATTCGGTGCATATTCTATAAAGAAAGCCGCTCATAAAATGGAAGAAGTAGCTGAAGAGGTAGAGGAAGGAGAAATGCCACTGACCAATTATACATGGATGCATGCTGATGCTAAACTTGCAGATAGTGAGAAGGAGCTTATTGTTTCTTGGGCAAAGGATCTGCAACATCAATTAGAAACAAAAAAATAGAGACACGATCATGCGTATTATAACCTACAATGTAAATGGAATAAGAGCTGCAATAAAGAAGGGCTTTATGGAATGGATGGCTGAAGATCCGGCAGATATTATATGTTTGCAAGAAACGAAGGCTATGAAGGAAAACGTGGATCATGAAGCGATAGAAGCACTAGGCTATCATAACTACTGGTTCTCTGCTAATAAAAAAGGGTATAGTGGAGTGGCTATATTTACAAAGATAAAACCCGATAATGTAATAGAGGGCAATGGTATGGAGCAAAGTGATTTTGAAGGTAGGGTGATACGTGCCGATTTTGGGGATATGACTTTAATAAACGCCTATTTCCCAAGTGGTACCAGTGGTACAGAAAGACAGGATTACAAATATCAGTGGTTAGATGAGTTTTATGATTATCTACAAGAGCTAAGAAAGGAAAGGCCTAATATAATAGTAGTTGGTGATTATAATATTTGTCATAGAGAAATAGATATCCATAATCCCAAGGGGAATAAGAAGAATAGTGGTTTCTTACCGGAAGAACGTGCCTGGATGGATAAATTCTTTGATAGCGGATTTATTGATACATTTAGATATTTTAATGAAGACCCACATCATTATACTTGGTGGAGTCAACGTTTCCCAAGCGTAAGATTGGAGAATAAGGGGTGGCGTATTGACTATATTAGTGCTACAGAACCTTTAAGAGATAAATTGAAAGCAGCTGCAATATATCCTGATGTAAAACATTCTGATCATTGCCCTTCGATTTTAGAAATTGATATATAAAACAAAAGCCTCCAAGACTGGAGGCTTTATTGTTACATATAGAGGATAAGAGAGAACTTGTTATGATGCCATGTTGCCGCTATCTATATTCTACTACACAGGTGTCTGTAGCATACAGGCATATAGTAAAAAACTTAAAAGTTAACTGCTAAAACAATGCAAGTGATGATAGCAACAAAGAGTGCATTCTTTTTAAGTGCATCTTTTTTAGCTACAGCTTTTCCGATGTGTAAAGTTGCTTGTTGTTGAAGAGTGATCGTGTTTTGCATGACTGTGTTTTTTACTGTGTGTGTTTTTGTTTTGTGTGTGTTATTTTTTGTTTTGAAACGCCCGAGACGTTGTTGTTTGTTTTGTTGACACAAAGATGCAACAAGAACAAGCCTCACTCCAAAGAATCATGTTTGCTTAACGCTATGTTTAGAACTGGTTAACAGGAAGTTTGTTAACGGTTTGCCACTTATTAACAAAGAAAAAGCCTCTCGTTAGAAAACAAGAGGCCTCTGGTTAACAAAGAAATGCTTATGCTAATTATCCTTCACCGTGATAGTTAAGCTATTTTTCTTGCCTTTGATGAGTAGCTCATCAGCAGTTAAGTACTTTTTATATTTATTATAAACTTCTGTTGATTGTTTGATGCCATCTATATATAGATCCCTTTTTCCTTTCTTCTCTATGATATACTTACCGTCTTTGTCTATTAAGCCGTCTTTGTCCATCATCTTTAGCATATCGTCAAAGTCGCCATGTTTTTCCACTTGCATTTTATGTTTTGCGACTGCAATATGATGTTTCTTTACTGCTTCGTCGTGTTTGGCTAATGCCTCTTTATGTTTAGCCATTGCTATACGGTGTTTTACCATAGCTTTAGCATGTTGTTCGTCTGCAATTTTCTGCTCTATTATTATTTCTTTTTTTGCAGCATGCATGTCCTTTTTTGCTTTGGCCATTGCTATTTTAAGC
Protein-coding sequences here:
- a CDS encoding exodeoxyribonuclease III, translated to MRIITYNVNGIRAAIKKGFMEWMAEDPADIICLQETKAMKENVDHEAIEALGYHNYWFSANKKGYSGVAIFTKIKPDNVIEGNGMEQSDFEGRVIRADFGDMTLINAYFPSGTSGTERQDYKYQWLDEFYDYLQELRKERPNIIVVGDYNICHREIDIHNPKGNKKNSGFLPEERAWMDKFFDSGFIDTFRYFNEDPHHYTWWSQRFPSVRLENKGWRIDYISATEPLRDKLKAAAIYPDVKHSDHCPSILEIDI